The Methanohalophilus levihalophilus genome has a segment encoding these proteins:
- the carA gene encoding glutamine-hydrolyzing carbamoyl-phosphate synthase small subunit, with amino-acid sequence MHAVLGLEDGTVVKGTGFGAEGTVCGELVFTTQYTGYEEALSDPSYKGQILMFTYPLIGNYGVSEECFQSDGVKAEGLVVREACPEPSHHRSKKTIYKLMEDEGKPGISGIDTRMLTINNREHGTMRAALIVGSDDGDEAVQLAREVPPISEIDLISKVTCQSPYLVKGIGATEKSKTVVLVDLGMKTQIIDSLIARGINVQVVPASTSVNDIASYEPDLLFFSNGPGDPQNATEAIKAVKEFSSELPIAGICLGHQVISIALGADTYKLKFGHRGGNQPVKDLATSIVHITSQNHGFAVDGDSLEHTDLTITELNANDKTVEGVAHRDLDVLSVQYHPDAHPGPLDTEKLFFGRVNKMMGGDN; translated from the coding sequence ATGCATGCAGTTCTTGGATTAGAAGATGGTACGGTTGTTAAAGGCACTGGTTTTGGTGCCGAAGGTACAGTCTGTGGAGAACTTGTTTTTACAACCCAATATACCGGGTATGAGGAGGCTCTGTCCGATCCTTCCTACAAGGGTCAGATTCTCATGTTCACCTATCCACTTATAGGAAATTATGGTGTAAGCGAAGAATGCTTCCAGTCAGACGGTGTAAAAGCAGAAGGTCTGGTTGTCAGGGAAGCCTGTCCAGAGCCATCACACCACAGGTCAAAGAAAACAATTTACAAACTTATGGAGGATGAGGGTAAACCCGGAATTTCCGGTATTGATACCCGAATGCTCACTATCAACAACAGGGAACACGGTACAATGCGTGCTGCCCTGATTGTAGGCAGTGATGACGGCGATGAAGCCGTTCAACTTGCCCGTGAAGTTCCTCCGATTTCTGAAATCGATCTTATATCAAAAGTAACATGCCAGTCACCTTATCTTGTAAAAGGAATAGGGGCAACTGAAAAATCAAAAACAGTTGTTCTTGTTGATCTCGGTATGAAGACTCAAATCATTGACAGCCTTATTGCAAGAGGGATTAATGTGCAGGTTGTCCCGGCTTCAACATCTGTTAACGACATTGCAAGCTACGAACCGGATTTGCTCTTTTTCTCCAATGGTCCTGGAGATCCACAAAACGCTACTGAGGCCATTAAGGCTGTCAAGGAATTCTCTTCCGAACTTCCGATAGCCGGAATCTGTCTTGGTCATCAGGTAATTTCCATTGCTCTTGGAGCAGATACATACAAACTAAAATTCGGTCACAGGGGAGGAAACCAGCCTGTGAAGGATCTTGCAACATCCATTGTACACATTACTTCCCAGAACCATGGTTTTGCTGTGGATGGGGACTCACTTGAACACACAGATCTTACAATTACGGAACTCAATGCCAATGACAAAACAGTGGAAGGAGTGGCTCACCGTGATCTGGATGTTCTCAGTGTCCAGTATCATCCGGATGCACATCCCGGTCCACTTGATACCGAGAAACTGTTTTTTGGCAGGGTTAACAAGATGATGGGAGGTGACAACTGA
- a CDS encoding TolB family protein, with the protein MGLTAGSDNIKITEGKNYISPCWNSDGDLITFVKDQSIWIMKPDGSDQKRVYDSLAWDGDPCFDVTGEKIFFASQQRSPFTGDHINIHVIDTNGQNRTQITKNADSRYPVSSPDGTYIAYLSKISGTNDIWLMDASGENRTQVTSTTGAEEKVSWFPSGDSLIYSLNGDLWISYLDGRPAFKVTNTSYSEKSPSVSPNGEWIAFVSDEGEYTDLWIMNLEGTRTVRLTFDSAIEQSPSWNPNGGTIAYVSDLGDENGIWLAEFELDDIVYDPADEDAPKGTIDSIIDLFEEEPIYATAVAGVVVAFFIVLFVLLFLREL; encoded by the coding sequence GTGGGCCTTACAGCAGGCTCTGATAATATTAAGATCACCGAAGGTAAAAATTATATTTCACCGTGCTGGAACTCTGATGGCGATTTAATCACATTTGTGAAAGACCAGAGTATCTGGATTATGAAGCCTGATGGGTCAGACCAGAAGCGAGTCTATGATAGTCTTGCATGGGATGGAGACCCATGTTTTGATGTAACCGGTGAGAAAATCTTCTTTGCTTCACAGCAACGTAGTCCGTTCACCGGAGATCATATAAACATCCATGTAATCGATACTAACGGCCAAAACCGTACACAGATAACCAAAAATGCAGACTCCCGCTATCCGGTATCTTCACCTGACGGTACATATATTGCTTATCTTTCTAAGATATCCGGAACAAATGATATCTGGCTTATGGATGCTTCCGGGGAAAACAGGACACAGGTGACATCTACTACCGGTGCTGAAGAGAAAGTCAGCTGGTTCCCATCCGGGGATAGCTTAATTTATTCCCTGAACGGCGATCTCTGGATTTCCTATCTTGATGGTCGTCCTGCTTTCAAGGTTACAAATACGTCATATTCTGAAAAATCTCCATCTGTAAGCCCTAATGGGGAATGGATAGCATTTGTTTCGGACGAAGGTGAATACACTGATCTCTGGATCATGAACCTTGAAGGAACCAGAACGGTACGACTTACTTTTGATTCTGCTATCGAACAATCCCCTTCATGGAATCCGAATGGTGGAACAATAGCATATGTTTCCGATCTGGGAGATGAGAATGGAATCTGGCTGGCAGAATTTGAACTTGATGATATCGTCTATGATCCTGCAGATGAAGACGCCCCAAAGGGAACAATTGACTCAATAATAGATCTCTTTGAGGAAGAACCAATTTATGCAACAGCTGTGGCTGGTGTGGTTGTCGCATTCTTTATTGTTCTTTTTGTATTATTATTCCTCAGGGAATTATAA
- the gatE gene encoding Glu-tRNA(Gln) amidotransferase subunit GatE yields MSAEIDYRKLGLKCGLEIHQQLDSKEKLFCHCPTVLRDTSESNIEFFRYLCATESEMGEKDRAAVEQLKVNRRYVYKGYDTTCLVEYDEEPPSELNSEALEIGLTVAKLLEMQPVDQLHVMRKIVVDGSNTSGFQRTAFLANAGVVPTSELNVGVDVLCLEEEASQKLEDAGDTIIYSLDRLGIPLVEIGTAPDIISPSHARETAEMIGMLLRSTGRVKRGLGTIRQDVNISIAEGARVEIKGVQALDMIETIVEREVERQVNLLEIRKELLSRNASVVDEIFDVTDIFKDTESKVIKKSIKKGKVYAVLLRGFDGLIGREVQPGRRLGTEFSDRAKTSGVGGIFHTDELPKYGITQEEVDALRDAVGAMEGGAVALVADRKERAYGAMESVLIRAQEALEFVPEETRRALPDGNSAYMRPLPGASRMYPETDVPAIDISRDYYDSIVLPELLTEKCGRFVQEYDLNEELAEKIVYSQYLPLFEELMDKFSSDNTVTPTLISRTLTGMIPELRRNGVETDRLTDSHFLSVFGAVAEGKAAKEGIGDLLREFAKNPGEKLEDALDSLGFTGVDVSQIEEFAEKIVVERADFVLEKGHGAVGPLMGIVMGQFRGKADGKLVSEVLKKKIETFLNSK; encoded by the coding sequence ATGAGCGCTGAAATTGATTACAGGAAATTAGGTCTAAAATGCGGGCTGGAAATCCACCAGCAACTTGATTCGAAGGAAAAACTGTTTTGTCACTGTCCTACGGTTCTTCGTGATACTTCAGAATCCAACATTGAGTTTTTCCGCTACTTGTGCGCTACTGAAAGCGAAATGGGAGAAAAAGACAGGGCTGCAGTGGAGCAGCTTAAGGTGAATCGCCGCTATGTGTACAAGGGATATGATACCACCTGTCTGGTAGAATATGATGAAGAACCACCATCCGAATTGAATTCCGAAGCTCTGGAAATAGGACTTACCGTTGCAAAGCTTCTTGAGATGCAGCCGGTTGATCAGCTTCATGTAATGCGGAAAATTGTTGTGGATGGATCAAATACCTCGGGGTTCCAGAGGACTGCTTTCCTTGCAAATGCAGGCGTGGTCCCGACAAGCGAATTAAATGTAGGCGTGGACGTTCTATGTCTTGAAGAAGAAGCTTCCCAGAAGCTGGAGGATGCCGGAGACACAATTATTTATTCCCTTGACAGGCTCGGGATACCGCTTGTGGAAATTGGAACAGCCCCGGATATAATTTCTCCGTCACATGCAAGGGAAACCGCGGAAATGATAGGAATGCTCCTGCGCTCGACAGGTCGAGTGAAGCGTGGCTTGGGAACAATTCGTCAGGATGTTAACATCTCTATTGCAGAAGGTGCAAGGGTTGAAATCAAGGGTGTACAGGCACTTGATATGATTGAAACCATTGTGGAAAGAGAAGTTGAACGCCAGGTAAACCTGCTGGAAATTCGCAAAGAATTGCTTTCCAGAAATGCGTCTGTTGTTGATGAGATATTTGATGTAACTGACATTTTCAAGGACACAGAGTCCAAAGTCATCAAGAAATCCATTAAGAAAGGTAAAGTCTATGCCGTCCTGCTGCGTGGTTTTGACGGCCTGATTGGCAGGGAAGTCCAGCCCGGCAGAAGGCTTGGGACGGAATTTTCCGACAGGGCAAAAACATCAGGTGTGGGAGGTATTTTCCACACAGATGAGTTGCCAAAATATGGCATTACCCAGGAAGAAGTTGATGCTCTCAGGGATGCAGTAGGTGCAATGGAAGGAGGTGCCGTAGCTCTGGTTGCTGATAGAAAAGAAAGAGCATATGGAGCCATGGAAAGCGTTTTAATAAGGGCACAGGAAGCTCTAGAATTTGTCCCGGAGGAAACACGTCGAGCACTCCCTGATGGCAATAGCGCATACATGAGACCGCTTCCTGGAGCATCCAGAATGTATCCTGAAACAGATGTTCCAGCGATTGATATTTCAAGGGATTACTACGATTCAATTGTACTTCCTGAACTGCTTACGGAAAAATGCGGCAGGTTTGTGCAGGAATACGACCTAAATGAAGAGCTCGCGGAAAAAATCGTATACTCTCAGTATCTTCCACTTTTCGAAGAACTGATGGACAAATTCAGTTCAGATAATACGGTTACCCCAACTCTCATATCCAGAACCCTTACAGGGATGATTCCGGAGCTGCGCCGTAACGGAGTTGAAACCGATAGGCTCACTGATTCGCATTTCCTATCTGTTTTTGGTGCAGTTGCAGAAGGCAAAGCAGCTAAGGAAGGAATTGGAGACCTCCTTCGTGAATTTGCAAAGAACCCCGGGGAAAAACTTGAGGATGCACTTGATTCTCTTGGGTTCACCGGCGTTGATGTCTCCCAGATTGAAGAGTTTGCCGAAAAAATAGTTGTGGAAAGAGCGGATTTCGTTTTGGAAAAAGGACATGGTGCCGTAGGCCCTCTCATGGGAATTGTTATGGGGCAATTCCGGGGGAAAGCCGATGGCAAGCTTGTGAGTGAAGTTCTTAAAAAGAAAATTGAGACATTTTTAAATAGCAAATGA